The Cervus canadensis isolate Bull #8, Minnesota chromosome X, ASM1932006v1, whole genome shotgun sequence genome contains the following window.
CGGTTCCCCAGGCCCCTGAGTCACTCGCAGGTCCCCACTACTAGGCTGCACAGACAGCGCCAGGGTCCCTGTCTGAGGGCTGAGAGTCAGGAGGACAGGGTTCACTTGTTCCTCGTAAGGCTTGGCAGCAATGCGGCAGGTTTTGTTCTTTGCGCCCGTGTCCTGCTCGGGAGCAAAGGGGCCCCCAGGCCGTGGCGGCTGCCCCTCAGGAAGCCCATGCATGGCCTCACTGGGGCCGAGGGATGGCACACCAGAAAACTCAGAAACGACGCTGGTGGGCCTGATGGGCACCCCCTGGCTGGGGGTCAGCTGCCCAGCACTGGAGATGCCGATGGAAAGCAGAGACGCCTGGTGGTACGGTGACCAGCCAACAGGTAGGACCTGGGTGCTGGTGGGTTTCCCGTTGACTGAACACCGTGGGTAAATGTTTGCCGGCCCTGTGGGCTTCCAGAGTGAGAGCTCCTTGCTTTGGCACCCTGGCAGCCCAGGGGCGATGCGGGCAGGGGTGTAACGTTTGACTGTGCTTGGCGGTCCCTCAGTCCCAGCCTGGCTGCTCTTCTTGCCACAGGGGGCACCAGTGCTCTTGGGCTCGCCCTGATCGATGATGGAGATGGGTTCCTGCTTGGGGAGATGGCGGGGGTCTCGGGTGAGGCCCAAGTTGGGGTCTTTGTTCAGCAGGAGGGAGGCGGGCACCGGGTTGGCCACGCCCACATAGGTGCCCGGAATGGTGCTAATGAGTGCAGTGGAGTTCTTCACCCAGGTACTCGGGTCCCCGTTCCTCACAATCTCGGGGAAGATGACAAAGGGTGAGGAAGTGGAGCCGAGGCATGAGGTGACACTGCTGCCAGCAGCTTGGGTCGTGCGCTGAGACCTAGACAGGACGGTGGAGAGCAGGGCCTTGCTGCTGGTGTGCACGGGGGTCAACACGGGCATGGGCGGCGTCTTGCGCTGGTTCGGCAATGGGAGCTTCTGTCTGTTGGACTTGGAGGAGAGGTCGAGGGGCATCTCGCTGCACTCAGATGGAGAGGCCATCTCTCGCTCCAGCTGTGGAGGTGACTTGAGGGGAGAGAAGGTGACAGAAGTCCCTTCTGTTTGCTGCTCCACGCTGCCTGGCATCTTGGTGGGATGCGGCGGGGCTGAGCTCCCGCTGGGGGTTGGCAGCAGAGGCTGTGGTGGTGGAAGCACCTTGGCAGGAGCAGTGGACAGGGATGTGTCTGCCAAAGGCCCGGGGACCCCATCGGGCGCAGGCTGGGTGCTGGTGCTGCCCGATGGGGAAGCACACGGGAGCCTGTTCACCTCCAGAGACACCAGCTTGGACTCTGATGTCAGGGGCCGGGCCACAGAGAATGCATACGGGTAAGACCGCAGCTCTGGGGAGGCCAGCACCCCGGGAAGACACCTGTCCTGCAGGTAGGATGGCAGGACGGGGAGTGTAAGCGTGGAGGAGACTCCCAGGGTGGTTGGCAGTGTAGCCACGCTGAGTGGCTGCCCACAGCTCGGAGGCGGGATGTATACCAGCGGCTGGCTTGGGGTCAGCACTGTCCCCGGCTGAAAGGACAGGGGGACTTTTTGCATAGCTGGTGCCTGAGCTGCAGGGAAACACACTCGACTCAAACTGAAGGAGGCCGGGATGGGGGCCGAGGTGGGAATGGCAGTAGGTGTGGCAGGCGGCATGGGCGTGGGGGCTGGAGTGAAGAtcggggcaggggtgggtgcAGGCACTGGCGTGGGAGCAAAGGCAGGGATGAGGGTGGGGGTAGAAGGCGGCCCGGAGGACGGGGTCGGGGTGGGCATCGGCACCGCTGGAGGGGCAGGAGCTGCTGGAGGGGTGGACGCTGGCATGGGCGCCAGAACTGGAGTGGGGACGGGCGCAAGGACCAGGGTCGGAGCCGAAGGGGGCACGGGAGCTTGGATTAGAGCCAAGGGAGGAGCCGAAACTGGGACTGAGagcggggctggggctggagccgACATGGGGACGGGGCCCGACGGGGGCGCAGAAGCGGGCACCGGCACCAGGACCGAGGCTGAGACTGAAAGGGGGTTCGAGTCGGAAATGAGCGTGGGTACTGAGGGTGGTGCAGGGGCCAGAGCCGGGACTGGCGCCAAGGGAGGGGAAGGAGCCGGGGCGGGAGCGGCAACCTGAACGGGGACGAGCCCGGAGTGGGGGACCGGGGCAGGGACTGACAGGGGCACCTGGAATGGGTCTGGAACAGATGGGGGGACGGAGGCCGAGCTGGGTGCTGGCGGGCAGATGGGGGCCGGCAATGGACTGAAGTTAGTGGTCACCAGAGGGAGGGTGCCCTCCACAGGGACGCCAGTTCCCAGAGTTGCCAGAATGAAAGTATTCTTCTCCCCGACGCCATGCCGCGAGTCCAGAGCCTTGGCCCCAGCTGGCGAGCAGTCCACCTGTTTGCTCATTTGGCTGCTAAGGGGAGTCCAGGAGCAGTCAGCAGTGTCGTTGCCAGCCTCGGGGCCGTCAGGAGCAGAAAGCTTGAGCCCGTCTCCTGGGCTGCTCAGGGACACCAAGGGGCCCCCTGCCTCAGCCACACTCCCAGTATAGTCCATCTGGGGCTGGGCGTCGTCAGGCCTGTCTTCTGACTTGGGCCCGAGTTTTTCTGTTGCACTGCCATCTGGGTCTGCCCCCCGGGC
Protein-coding sequences here:
- the BCORL1 gene encoding BCL-6 corepressor-like protein 1 isoform X2 translates to MISTAPLYSGVHNWTSSERIRMCGINEERRAPLSDEESTTGDCQRFGSQEFCVSSFSKVELTTVGSGSNARGADPDGSATEKLGPKSEDRPDDAQPQMDYTGSVAEAGGPLVSLSSPGDGLKLSAPDGPEAGNDTADCSWTPLSSQMSKQVDCSPAGAKALDSRHGVGEKNTFILATLGTGVPVEGTLPLVTTNFSPLPAPICPPAPSSASVPPSVPDPFQVPLSVPAPVPHSGLVPVQVAAPAPAPSPPLAPVPALAPAPPSVPTLISDSNPLSVSASVLVPVPASAPPSGPVPMSAPAPAPLSVPVSAPPLALIQAPVPPSAPTLVLAPVPTPVLAPMPASTPPAAPAPPAVPMPTPTPSSGPPSTPTLIPAFAPTPVPAPTPAPIFTPAPTPMPPATPTAIPTSAPIPASFSLSRVCFPAAQAPAMQKVPLSFQPGTVLTPSQPLVYIPPPSCGQPLSVATLPTTLGVSSTLTLPVLPSYLQDRCLPGVLASPELRSYPYAFSVARPLTSESKLVSLEVNRLPCASPSGSTSTQPAPDGVPGPLADTSLSTAPAKVLPPPQPLLPTPSGSSAPPHPTKMPGSVEQQTEGTSVTFSPLKSPPQLEREMASPSECSEMPLDLSSKSNRQKLPLPNQRKTPPMPVLTPVHTSSKALLSTVLSRSQRTTQAAGSSVTSCLGSTSSPFVIFPEIVRNGDPSTWVKNSTALISTIPGTYVGVANPVPASLLLNKDPNLGLTRDPRHLPKQEPISIIDQGEPKSTGAPCGKKSSQAGTEGPPSTVKRYTPARIAPGLPGCQSKELSLWKPTGPANIYPRCSVNGKPTSTQVLPVGWSPYHQASLLSIGISSAGQLTPSQGVPIRPTSVVSEFSGVPSLGPSEAMHGLPEGQPPRPGGPFAPEQDTGAKNKTCRIAAKPYEEQVNPVLLTLSPQTGTLALSVQPSSGDLRVTQGPGEPESHLCPDSTPKLEGPQGACGLKLAGDTKPKNQVLATYMSHELVLATPQNLHKMPELPLLPHDSRPKELILDVVPSGARASSTELPQLGSQVDLGRVKMEKVDGDVVFNLATCFRADGLPAATPRGQAEARSKAGQARVKQESVGVFACKNKWQPDSVVSDGASESPPPKKMKCGKEKDGEEQQPQAKVLVRSSHGPKCRKPPSDAQEPTKKSPRGASDSGKEHNGVRVKHKHRKPAKPESQSPGKRADGHEEGSICSSFAGMADSDMGCQEVFPTEEEEEVTPTPAKRRKVRKTQRDTQYRSHHAQDKTLLSQGRRHLWRAREMPWRTEAARQMWDTNEEEEEDEEEGLVKRKKRRRQKSRKYQTGEYLTEQEEEQRRKGRADLKARKQKTSSQSPEHRLRNRNLLLPNKAQGISDSPNGFLPNNLEEPACLENSEKPSGKRKCKTKHMVTVSEDAKGKGRWSQQKTRPPKSPTPAKPTEPCTPSKSRSAGPEEASESPTARQIPPEARRLIVNKNAGETLLQRAARLGYKDVVLYCLQKDSEDVNHRDNAGYTALHEACSRGWTDILNILLEHGANVNCSAQDGTRPVHDAVVNDNLETIWLLLSYGADPTLATYSGQTAMKLASSDTMKRFLSDHLSDLQGRAEGDPGVSWDFYSSSVLEEKDGFACDLLHNPPGSSDQEGDDVEEDNFMFELSDKPLLPCYNLQVSVSRGPCNWFLFTDVLKRLKLSSRIFQARFPHFEIATLPKAEFYRQVASSQLLTPAERPGGMDGTSAPGSSETVELVRYEVELLRLLGSEVEFQPWNS